A window of the Chroogloeocystis siderophila 5.2 s.c.1 genome harbors these coding sequences:
- a CDS encoding DMT family transporter encodes MEQFKLGSVSNTPQNLISNGFAAIVLGMALLGIAFASILTVVTQDEIGPNATTFNRLGIAAITFAGWNGFRFLGQIHAHSVSALVYTWRDRSLLAIAGTSFAASLTLWAWSLTQTSIANSTLLNNMMPIFTTLGAWLVLGQKFSARFVLGMAIAVCGAIAIGIEDFQGANSNLFGDSAALGAAMLAAVCLLSLEQLRLKFATPTIMQWTCLIGSLGVFPVILLTQEPLFPTSGVGWCTVISLAIVCQVVGQGLLTYSLAKFSSGLVAVSMLAIPAIAAVLALIIFAEKLSILNLCAFAVVLAGVYLAISARSN; translated from the coding sequence ATGGAGCAGTTCAAACTCGGCTCAGTTAGTAACACGCCTCAAAATCTAATCTCAAATGGATTTGCTGCGATCGTGCTGGGAATGGCTTTACTCGGAATTGCGTTTGCTTCGATTTTAACGGTTGTTACTCAGGATGAAATTGGACCAAATGCAACAACTTTTAATCGTTTGGGCATCGCGGCGATCACATTTGCAGGATGGAATGGATTCAGGTTTCTTGGTCAAATTCACGCACATTCTGTATCGGCGCTGGTTTATACCTGGCGTGATCGCAGTTTACTCGCAATAGCGGGAACGAGTTTCGCCGCTTCACTCACGTTATGGGCATGGTCATTAACGCAAACGAGTATTGCTAACTCTACATTACTGAATAATATGATGCCAATCTTTACAACTTTAGGTGCGTGGCTCGTACTTGGTCAAAAATTTTCAGCTAGATTCGTCTTAGGAATGGCGATCGCTGTGTGTGGCGCGATCGCGATTGGAATTGAAGATTTTCAAGGCGCAAATAGTAACCTTTTCGGAGATAGTGCGGCGTTAGGCGCAGCGATGTTAGCAGCAGTGTGTCTTTTGAGTTTAGAGCAACTCCGCCTTAAATTTGCAACACCGACAATTATGCAATGGACGTGTTTAATCGGGAGTTTGGGTGTATTTCCCGTTATCTTACTGACGCAAGAGCCATTGTTTCCTACGTCTGGGGTTGGTTGGTGTACAGTTATTTCTTTAGCGATTGTCTGCCAAGTTGTCGGTCAAGGATTACTAACGTATAGCTTGGCAAAATTTTCCTCTGGGTTAGTTGCTGTTTCGATGCTGGCGATTCCGGCGATCGCTGCTGTACTCGCGCTGATTATTTTTGCCGAAAAGTTGAGTATTTTGAATTTATGCGCGTTTGCGGTTGTTCTGGCAGGCGTTTACTTAGCCATATCCGCACGGAGCAATTAG
- a CDS encoding Zn-dependent hydrolase: protein MTVALIPVVNGDRLNRNISQLAEIGKLPGGGVSRVAFTAEDILARQLVQSWMIEAGMTVQIDAAGNIIGTYAGRQENAGTLATGSHIDTVPVAGKFDGVLGVLAGIEVVHVLQENNIRLRHPIEVIVFTDEENSVLGCKAMAGTAVLDPECYRRNDGTPIEACLARIGGDWSQLATAKRQPGEIAAFVELHVEQGGVLESTGDDVGVVIGIVGQYRHHVTVTGRPNHAGTTPMNMRKDALVAASQIVLAVNKLATATPGEQVATVGYFSVSPNAANIVPARVDLKIDLRDMSQTHLEDMVAQIKNQLVDIAAATQTEIEMTQMLHVLPTLAAPDIQAAIAQICQHLGLSYTYLPSRAGHDAQEIGRFADMGMIFVPSRAGISHAEDEYTSPEHCTQGANVLLQTFLKLDEIY, encoded by the coding sequence ATGACTGTTGCATTAATACCTGTCGTGAATGGCGATCGCTTGAATCGAAATATTTCGCAGTTAGCTGAAATTGGCAAACTCCCAGGAGGAGGCGTAAGCCGCGTAGCGTTTACAGCTGAAGATATACTCGCGCGACAACTTGTACAATCGTGGATGATTGAAGCTGGAATGACGGTACAGATTGATGCCGCAGGAAATATTATCGGTACTTATGCAGGAAGACAAGAAAATGCAGGGACGCTCGCTACGGGTTCGCATATTGATACTGTTCCTGTAGCGGGGAAGTTTGATGGCGTTCTTGGCGTTTTAGCAGGAATTGAAGTTGTACACGTCCTTCAAGAAAATAATATTCGCCTGCGACACCCAATCGAGGTGATAGTGTTTACTGACGAAGAAAACAGCGTTCTTGGTTGCAAAGCAATGGCGGGGACTGCGGTTCTCGATCCTGAATGTTATCGTCGCAATGATGGTACGCCAATTGAAGCTTGTTTAGCACGAATTGGTGGTGATTGGTCGCAATTGGCAACTGCAAAGCGCCAGCCAGGTGAAATTGCGGCGTTTGTAGAATTACACGTCGAGCAAGGTGGTGTTTTAGAAAGTACAGGAGATGATGTTGGGGTTGTCATTGGCATTGTCGGACAGTATCGTCACCATGTCACTGTTACCGGGCGTCCGAACCATGCGGGAACAACGCCGATGAATATGCGTAAAGATGCTTTAGTTGCTGCATCGCAAATTGTCTTAGCTGTCAACAAGTTAGCAACCGCAACTCCAGGAGAACAGGTAGCAACAGTAGGTTACTTTAGTGTTTCTCCAAACGCAGCTAATATTGTACCGGCGAGGGTAGACTTGAAAATTGACTTGCGCGATATGTCCCAGACTCATTTAGAAGATATGGTAGCGCAGATCAAAAATCAGCTTGTAGACATTGCGGCTGCAACGCAAACAGAAATCGAAATGACGCAGATGCTGCACGTTTTACCAACATTAGCTGCACCAGATATTCAAGCGGCGATCGCGCAAATTTGTCAGCATTTGGGCTTAAGCTATACCTACTTACCAAGTCGCGCGGGACACGATGCGCAAGAAATTGGTCGATTTGCGGATATGGGAATGATTTTTGTCCCTAGTCGCGCTGGAATTAGCCACGCTGAGGATGAATATACTTCGCCAGAACACTGCACGCAAGGCGCGAATGTCCTTTTGCAAACTTTCTTAAAGCTGGATGAAATTTATTGA